A portion of the Toxotes jaculatrix isolate fToxJac2 chromosome 16, fToxJac2.pri, whole genome shotgun sequence genome contains these proteins:
- the fybb gene encoding FYN-binding protein 1 isoform X3 has product MENKADVKAIMARFQASGCSTEETSSTPPGHTKQVLQPTLSSGPSTLTKKPVLESLSGSAINATPKPAFLKNSVSIKSNTEAQEPNKTKALASRFANTQDDTNTNTKPLFGNKQQISQKPPLSQPPEAKSPIQKPPVKKPSFSSTTSDSKPPFPKLATPAVSSKPSWIKEDSGGGVPPTTGSIPKAPPLQQKPSSSIIKLWQQNEEQAGANTDTTNKPSPLTNSAAKPTSNFRTAQNMFNKEKDKNEQSDSGGANKTPLTATNSIAPKPPAAAKKPSLKKPPKAFPQLRSVNGDGTSGPKRNPLPNSLALGPAPAKPPRPPRINLESFKRPAEASTDGPSTFKKPVIPPPQSSHPSNQSNHVTPTPPPQSAGPSLPPRHPGSMIQQEEVYDDVDEVNSCPPPLPPSTGHPSQRAKEETEDDDGEMYEDLDERWEAAEQKQEKKREKDEKEEKKRLEAEKKEQKEREKKEQDARKKFKLVGPLEVIHQGKACVDCRGSKTDLCLKQGDCLDIIRVQGNPEGKWLGRTQDGSIGYVKTTSVEIDFNTLKSQAQQPYEPDVYDDIDVAPSDNSVIKGPGVVLPPLPGDGGEIYDDVVDPNLEVRVPPPSQFTAEGNSDGAPIDEEIYDDVDSQNLPNSSTPVLKGKGKNEEMDPKKQKKFEKEEKDFRKKFKYDGEIQALYKVTIVHTLTNRKWSGKELPIRAGETLDVIVKAVDNKLICRNDEGKFGYVSTSYIVTDDGDIYDDVGDDCIYDND; this is encoded by the exons GAAAACAAGGCTGATGTAAAGGCCATCATGGCTCGCTTCCAAGCGAGTGGGTGCAGCACTGAGGAGACTTCCTCTACACCACCTGGACATACCAAACAAGTCCTGCAACCCACCCTCTCCTCTGGCCCGAGCACACTGACAAAGAAACCTGTCTTGGAAAGCCTCTCGGGCAGTGCAATAAATGCTACTCCGAAACCAGCTTTCCTGAAAAATTCAGTATCAATTAAAAGTAACACAGAGGCACAAGAGCCAAACAAAACTAAAGCCCTGGCTAGCAGGTTTGCCAACACACAGGATGacaccaacaccaacaccaaACCTTTATTCGGTAATAAGCAGCAGATATCCCAGAAGCCACCTCTTTCACAGCCTCCTGAAGCTAAAAGCCCCATACAAAAACCCCCTGTCAAAAAGCCCTCCTTTAGTTCCACCACGTCCGACTCCAAACCTCCTTTTCCTAAACTTGCAACTCCAGCTGTCAGCTCCAAACCCAGCTGGATAAAAGAAGACAGTGGTGGGGGTGTGCCACCCACTACTGGCTCCATACCCAAAGCACCTCCTTTACaacaaaaaccaagcagcagcatTATAAAACTATGGCAGCAAAATGAAGAACAGGCAGGAGCTAACACGGACACCACGAACAAACCCTCACCTCTGACAAACTCCGCTGCTAAGCCTACCTCCAACTTTAGGACTGCTCAGAATATGTTCAACAAGGAGAAGGACAAAAATGAGCAGTCAGATAGCGGTGGAGCCAACAAAACGCCCCTCACCGCTACTAACTCCATCGCTCCCaaacctccagctgctgctaaAAAACCCAGCTTGAAGAAGCCGCCCAAAGCCTTTCCTCAGCTCAGAAGCGTTAATGGTGATGGCACTTCAGGTCCCAAACGTAACCCTCTACCAAACAGTTTAGCTTTGGGTCCTGCTCCTGCTAAACCCCCCAGACCCCCCAGAATCAACCTGGAGAGCTTCAAAAGACCTGCTGAGGCCTCCACTGACG GTCCCAGCACCTTTAAGAAACCCGTCATCCCACCTCCTCAGTCTTCTCACCCCAGTAACCAGAGCAACCATGTGACCCCTACTCCACCCCCTCAGTCTGCAGGCCCCAGTCTCCCCCCGCGACACCCTGGATCCAT GATCCAGCAAGAGGAGGTctatgatgatgttgatgaagTGAACAGCTGTCCTCCACCTCTACCACCATCCACAG GTCACCCGAGCCAGAGGGCAAAG GAGGAAACTGAGGACGATGATGGAGAGATGTATGAGGATCTTGATGAACGATG GGAAGCGgctgaacaaaaacaagaaaagaagagagagaaagacgagaaggaggagaaaaaacgACTGGAGGCTGAGAAGAAGGAGCAGAAGGAACGTGAGAAGAAGGAACAAGatgccagaaaaaaattcaaa TTGGTTGGCCCGCTGGAGGTGATCCACCAGGGGAAGGCTTGTGTGGACTGCAGAGGCAGTAAAACCGACCTTTGTCTGAAGCAGGGAGACTGCCTGGACATCATCCGTGTACAGGGCAATCCGGAGGGGAAGTGGTTAGGACGGACACAGGATGGATCCA TTGGTTATGTAAAGACCACTTCAGTAGAAATCGACTTTAACACTCTGAAGAGTCAAGCTCAGCAGCCGTACGAACCTGATGTCTATGATGACATTGATGTCGCCCCTTCTGATAACAG tgtaaTCAAAGGACCCGGAG TTGTCCTACCTCCGCTACCAGGAGACGGAGGAGAAATATATGATGATGTTGTTGATCCAAACCTGGAAGTCAG AGTGCCTCCACCTAGCCAGTTTACCGCAGAGGGAAATTCAG ATGGAGCACCGATTGATGAGGAGATATATGATGATGTTGACTCTCAAAATCTGCCCAACAGCAG CACTCCAGTCCTGAAAGGCAAAGGCAAGAATGAAGAGATGGACccaaagaagcaaaaaaagtttgagaaagaagagaaggactTCAGGAAAAAGTTTAAA TACGACGGCGAGATACAGGCGCTGTACAAGGTGACCATTGTCCACACACTTACTAACAGGAAGTGGAGTGGGAAAGAGCTGCCAATCAGGGCAGGGGAGACACTTGATGTCATTGTTAAAGCCGTGGACAACAAATTGATCTGTCGGAACGATGAGGGCAAGT TCGGTTACGTTTCGACCAGCTACATTGTTACGGA cgATGGTGATATCTACGATGATGTTGGAGATG
- the fybb gene encoding FYN-binding protein 1 isoform X2, whose translation MENKADVKAIMARFQASGCSTEETSSTPPGHTKQVLQPTLSSGPSTLTKKPVLESLSGSAINATPKPAFLKNSVSIKSNTEAQEPNKTKALASRFANTQDDTNTNTKPLFGNKQQISQKPPLSQPPEAKSPIQKPPVKKPSFSSTTSDSKPPFPKLATPAVSSKPSWIKEDSGGGVPPTTGSIPKAPPLQQKPSSSIIKLWQQNEEQAGANTDTTNKPSPLTNSAAKPTSNFRTAQNMFNKEKDKNEQSDSGGANKTPLTATNSIAPKPPAAAKKPSLKKPPKAFPQLRSVNGDGTSGPKRNPLPNSLALGPAPAKPPRPPRINLESFKRPAEASTDGPSTFKKPVIPPPQSSHPSNQSNHVTPTPPPQSAGPSLPPRHPGSMIQQEEVYDDVDEVNSCPPPLPPSTGHPSQRAKEETEDDDGEMYEDLDERWEAAEQKQEKKREKDEKEEKKRLEAEKKEQKEREKKEQDARKKFKLVGPLEVIHQGKACVDCRGSKTDLCLKQGDCLDIIRVQGNPEGKWLGRTQDGSIGYVKTTSVEIDFNTLKSQAQQPYEPDVYDDIDVAPSDNSVIKGPGVVLPPLPGDGGEIYDDVVDPNLEVRSSPTKSRNLLRIFDRSRRLASTKVVPPPSQFTAEGNSDGAPIDEEIYDDVDSQNLPNSSTPVLKGKGKNEEMDPKKQKKFEKEEKDFRKKFKYDGEIQALYKVTIVHTLTNRKWSGKELPIRAGETLDVIVKAVDNKLICRNDEGKFGYVSTSYIVTDDGDIYDDVGDDCIYDND comes from the exons GAAAACAAGGCTGATGTAAAGGCCATCATGGCTCGCTTCCAAGCGAGTGGGTGCAGCACTGAGGAGACTTCCTCTACACCACCTGGACATACCAAACAAGTCCTGCAACCCACCCTCTCCTCTGGCCCGAGCACACTGACAAAGAAACCTGTCTTGGAAAGCCTCTCGGGCAGTGCAATAAATGCTACTCCGAAACCAGCTTTCCTGAAAAATTCAGTATCAATTAAAAGTAACACAGAGGCACAAGAGCCAAACAAAACTAAAGCCCTGGCTAGCAGGTTTGCCAACACACAGGATGacaccaacaccaacaccaaACCTTTATTCGGTAATAAGCAGCAGATATCCCAGAAGCCACCTCTTTCACAGCCTCCTGAAGCTAAAAGCCCCATACAAAAACCCCCTGTCAAAAAGCCCTCCTTTAGTTCCACCACGTCCGACTCCAAACCTCCTTTTCCTAAACTTGCAACTCCAGCTGTCAGCTCCAAACCCAGCTGGATAAAAGAAGACAGTGGTGGGGGTGTGCCACCCACTACTGGCTCCATACCCAAAGCACCTCCTTTACaacaaaaaccaagcagcagcatTATAAAACTATGGCAGCAAAATGAAGAACAGGCAGGAGCTAACACGGACACCACGAACAAACCCTCACCTCTGACAAACTCCGCTGCTAAGCCTACCTCCAACTTTAGGACTGCTCAGAATATGTTCAACAAGGAGAAGGACAAAAATGAGCAGTCAGATAGCGGTGGAGCCAACAAAACGCCCCTCACCGCTACTAACTCCATCGCTCCCaaacctccagctgctgctaaAAAACCCAGCTTGAAGAAGCCGCCCAAAGCCTTTCCTCAGCTCAGAAGCGTTAATGGTGATGGCACTTCAGGTCCCAAACGTAACCCTCTACCAAACAGTTTAGCTTTGGGTCCTGCTCCTGCTAAACCCCCCAGACCCCCCAGAATCAACCTGGAGAGCTTCAAAAGACCTGCTGAGGCCTCCACTGACG GTCCCAGCACCTTTAAGAAACCCGTCATCCCACCTCCTCAGTCTTCTCACCCCAGTAACCAGAGCAACCATGTGACCCCTACTCCACCCCCTCAGTCTGCAGGCCCCAGTCTCCCCCCGCGACACCCTGGATCCAT GATCCAGCAAGAGGAGGTctatgatgatgttgatgaagTGAACAGCTGTCCTCCACCTCTACCACCATCCACAG GTCACCCGAGCCAGAGGGCAAAG GAGGAAACTGAGGACGATGATGGAGAGATGTATGAGGATCTTGATGAACGATG GGAAGCGgctgaacaaaaacaagaaaagaagagagagaaagacgagaaggaggagaaaaaacgACTGGAGGCTGAGAAGAAGGAGCAGAAGGAACGTGAGAAGAAGGAACAAGatgccagaaaaaaattcaaa TTGGTTGGCCCGCTGGAGGTGATCCACCAGGGGAAGGCTTGTGTGGACTGCAGAGGCAGTAAAACCGACCTTTGTCTGAAGCAGGGAGACTGCCTGGACATCATCCGTGTACAGGGCAATCCGGAGGGGAAGTGGTTAGGACGGACACAGGATGGATCCA TTGGTTATGTAAAGACCACTTCAGTAGAAATCGACTTTAACACTCTGAAGAGTCAAGCTCAGCAGCCGTACGAACCTGATGTCTATGATGACATTGATGTCGCCCCTTCTGATAACAG tgtaaTCAAAGGACCCGGAG TTGTCCTACCTCCGCTACCAGGAGACGGAGGAGAAATATATGATGATGTTGTTGATCCAAACCTGGAAGTCAG GTCCTCTCCTACGAAGTCCCGCAACCTCCTGCGGATATTTGACCGGAGCAGACGTCTTGCCAGCACTAAAGT AGTGCCTCCACCTAGCCAGTTTACCGCAGAGGGAAATTCAG ATGGAGCACCGATTGATGAGGAGATATATGATGATGTTGACTCTCAAAATCTGCCCAACAGCAG CACTCCAGTCCTGAAAGGCAAAGGCAAGAATGAAGAGATGGACccaaagaagcaaaaaaagtttgagaaagaagagaaggactTCAGGAAAAAGTTTAAA TACGACGGCGAGATACAGGCGCTGTACAAGGTGACCATTGTCCACACACTTACTAACAGGAAGTGGAGTGGGAAAGAGCTGCCAATCAGGGCAGGGGAGACACTTGATGTCATTGTTAAAGCCGTGGACAACAAATTGATCTGTCGGAACGATGAGGGCAAGT TCGGTTACGTTTCGACCAGCTACATTGTTACGGA cgATGGTGATATCTACGATGATGTTGGAGATG
- the fybb gene encoding FYN-binding protein 1 isoform X1, with product MENKADVKAIMARFQASGCSTEETSSTPPGHTKQVLQPTLSSGPSTLTKKPVLESLSGSAINATPKPAFLKNSVSIKSNTEAQEPNKTKALASRFANTQDDTNTNTKPLFGNKQQISQKPPLSQPPEAKSPIQKPPVKKPSFSSTTSDSKPPFPKLATPAVSSKPSWIKEDSGGGVPPTTGSIPKAPPLQQKPSSSIIKLWQQNEEQAGANTDTTNKPSPLTNSAAKPTSNFRTAQNMFNKEKDKNEQSDSGGANKTPLTATNSIAPKPPAAAKKPSLKKPPKAFPQLRSVNGDGTSGPKRNPLPNSLALGPAPAKPPRPPRINLESFKRPAEASTDGPSTFKKPVIPPPQSSHPSNQSNHVTPTPPPQSAGPSLPPRHPGSMIQQEEVYDDVDEVNSCPPPLPPSTGHPSQRAKEETEDDDGEMYEDLDERWEAAEQKQEKKREKDEKEEKKRLEAEKKEQKEREKKEQDARKKFKLVGPLEVIHQGKACVDCRGSKTDLCLKQGDCLDIIRVQGNPEGKWLGRTQDGSIGYVKTTSVEIDFNTLKSQAQQPYEPDVYDDIDVAPSDNSVIKGPGVVLPPLPGDGGEIYDDVVDPNLEVSPLDTRSSPTKSRNLLRIFDRSRRLASTKVVPPPSQFTAEGNSDGAPIDEEIYDDVDSQNLPNSSTPVLKGKGKNEEMDPKKQKKFEKEEKDFRKKFKYDGEIQALYKVTIVHTLTNRKWSGKELPIRAGETLDVIVKAVDNKLICRNDEGKFGYVSTSYIVTDDGDIYDDVGDDCIYDND from the exons GAAAACAAGGCTGATGTAAAGGCCATCATGGCTCGCTTCCAAGCGAGTGGGTGCAGCACTGAGGAGACTTCCTCTACACCACCTGGACATACCAAACAAGTCCTGCAACCCACCCTCTCCTCTGGCCCGAGCACACTGACAAAGAAACCTGTCTTGGAAAGCCTCTCGGGCAGTGCAATAAATGCTACTCCGAAACCAGCTTTCCTGAAAAATTCAGTATCAATTAAAAGTAACACAGAGGCACAAGAGCCAAACAAAACTAAAGCCCTGGCTAGCAGGTTTGCCAACACACAGGATGacaccaacaccaacaccaaACCTTTATTCGGTAATAAGCAGCAGATATCCCAGAAGCCACCTCTTTCACAGCCTCCTGAAGCTAAAAGCCCCATACAAAAACCCCCTGTCAAAAAGCCCTCCTTTAGTTCCACCACGTCCGACTCCAAACCTCCTTTTCCTAAACTTGCAACTCCAGCTGTCAGCTCCAAACCCAGCTGGATAAAAGAAGACAGTGGTGGGGGTGTGCCACCCACTACTGGCTCCATACCCAAAGCACCTCCTTTACaacaaaaaccaagcagcagcatTATAAAACTATGGCAGCAAAATGAAGAACAGGCAGGAGCTAACACGGACACCACGAACAAACCCTCACCTCTGACAAACTCCGCTGCTAAGCCTACCTCCAACTTTAGGACTGCTCAGAATATGTTCAACAAGGAGAAGGACAAAAATGAGCAGTCAGATAGCGGTGGAGCCAACAAAACGCCCCTCACCGCTACTAACTCCATCGCTCCCaaacctccagctgctgctaaAAAACCCAGCTTGAAGAAGCCGCCCAAAGCCTTTCCTCAGCTCAGAAGCGTTAATGGTGATGGCACTTCAGGTCCCAAACGTAACCCTCTACCAAACAGTTTAGCTTTGGGTCCTGCTCCTGCTAAACCCCCCAGACCCCCCAGAATCAACCTGGAGAGCTTCAAAAGACCTGCTGAGGCCTCCACTGACG GTCCCAGCACCTTTAAGAAACCCGTCATCCCACCTCCTCAGTCTTCTCACCCCAGTAACCAGAGCAACCATGTGACCCCTACTCCACCCCCTCAGTCTGCAGGCCCCAGTCTCCCCCCGCGACACCCTGGATCCAT GATCCAGCAAGAGGAGGTctatgatgatgttgatgaagTGAACAGCTGTCCTCCACCTCTACCACCATCCACAG GTCACCCGAGCCAGAGGGCAAAG GAGGAAACTGAGGACGATGATGGAGAGATGTATGAGGATCTTGATGAACGATG GGAAGCGgctgaacaaaaacaagaaaagaagagagagaaagacgagaaggaggagaaaaaacgACTGGAGGCTGAGAAGAAGGAGCAGAAGGAACGTGAGAAGAAGGAACAAGatgccagaaaaaaattcaaa TTGGTTGGCCCGCTGGAGGTGATCCACCAGGGGAAGGCTTGTGTGGACTGCAGAGGCAGTAAAACCGACCTTTGTCTGAAGCAGGGAGACTGCCTGGACATCATCCGTGTACAGGGCAATCCGGAGGGGAAGTGGTTAGGACGGACACAGGATGGATCCA TTGGTTATGTAAAGACCACTTCAGTAGAAATCGACTTTAACACTCTGAAGAGTCAAGCTCAGCAGCCGTACGAACCTGATGTCTATGATGACATTGATGTCGCCCCTTCTGATAACAG tgtaaTCAAAGGACCCGGAG TTGTCCTACCTCCGCTACCAGGAGACGGAGGAGAAATATATGATGATGTTGTTGATCCAAACCTGGAAGTCAG TCCCCTGGACACCAGGTCCTCTCCTACGAAGTCCCGCAACCTCCTGCGGATATTTGACCGGAGCAGACGTCTTGCCAGCACTAAAGT AGTGCCTCCACCTAGCCAGTTTACCGCAGAGGGAAATTCAG ATGGAGCACCGATTGATGAGGAGATATATGATGATGTTGACTCTCAAAATCTGCCCAACAGCAG CACTCCAGTCCTGAAAGGCAAAGGCAAGAATGAAGAGATGGACccaaagaagcaaaaaaagtttgagaaagaagagaaggactTCAGGAAAAAGTTTAAA TACGACGGCGAGATACAGGCGCTGTACAAGGTGACCATTGTCCACACACTTACTAACAGGAAGTGGAGTGGGAAAGAGCTGCCAATCAGGGCAGGGGAGACACTTGATGTCATTGTTAAAGCCGTGGACAACAAATTGATCTGTCGGAACGATGAGGGCAAGT TCGGTTACGTTTCGACCAGCTACATTGTTACGGA cgATGGTGATATCTACGATGATGTTGGAGATG